The following coding sequences are from one Rubinisphaera margarita window:
- a CDS encoding SRPBCC domain-containing protein — MKPAAASTLSDTQVEVIRSFAAPLESVWNVFTQPELVSRWMPSPPGWSMPVSEMDFRIGGTYENRFRDDQTGQEFGLVGEFREIEPMSKIVHHERHYVGTPGVDSDIPSVITITFQETDGVTTVTTLLDYPTPEAREAALATGMIELMEMGYCVIDGLIAG, encoded by the coding sequence ATGAAACCCGCAGCCGCCAGTACTCTGTCCGATACGCAGGTCGAAGTTATCCGCAGTTTCGCCGCCCCGCTCGAATCGGTCTGGAATGTGTTTACTCAACCCGAGTTGGTCAGCCGCTGGATGCCGAGCCCGCCCGGCTGGTCGATGCCGGTCAGCGAGATGGATTTTCGGATTGGCGGGACCTATGAGAACCGCTTCCGCGATGATCAGACCGGCCAGGAATTCGGCCTCGTCGGTGAATTCCGCGAGATTGAGCCCATGAGCAAAATCGTCCACCACGAACGCCATTACGTGGGCACTCCCGGAGTGGACTCCGACATTCCCTCGGTCATCACGATCACATTTCAGGAGACCGACGGAGTGACCACCGTCACTACGCTGCTCGACTACCCCACCCCGGAAGCCCGAGAAGCCGCCCTGGCCACCGGCATGATTGAGCTGATGGAAATGGGGTATTGCGTGATTGATGGGCTGATCGCGGGGTGA
- a CDS encoding right-handed parallel beta-helix repeat-containing protein has product MMRAFCILIAITCLPGFAHAAEFYLTPRGAGQKDGTSWENAFGQESLSSVVNETLQPGDRLLIGSGRYTDARLSISNGGSEGAVKTISGVDRGDGLPVFASSWSEEDPDKGATLVRIEPGVGHVRMENLRIEDYENCVLARPDKQGTNSRGLVFHDVDMRRFRHGFYLSNCDDLLLEGCDLSRYTKHAFRFEEGCNRVSLRQCTADCSEGDADWETKTELFPFGFLVNNGGEPNSELLFEDCLACNNRMPLQKKSYKNGDGFVVEGNTTDVRFVRCRGIRNQDGGFDLKVDAVELTDCVALGNSRNIRIWKSATLENCFTGWASCGLWCNGGPITVNRSTFHAMRTAAVQTDDRAKEPVTLNNCLITSCPKVHRKTSRGQLTTNETIVLDEAANQSPEFVNPSPDWDGLGEAMNSRAFREKGYRQSGPSSGTD; this is encoded by the coding sequence ATGATGCGCGCGTTCTGCATTCTGATTGCGATCACCTGTTTGCCCGGTTTTGCTCATGCAGCCGAGTTCTACCTGACGCCGCGAGGGGCCGGGCAGAAAGACGGGACGAGCTGGGAGAATGCGTTCGGGCAGGAGTCGCTGTCGAGCGTGGTGAACGAGACGCTGCAGCCGGGCGACCGGTTGCTCATCGGCAGTGGACGTTACACCGACGCACGGCTGTCGATTTCCAACGGCGGCAGTGAGGGGGCGGTCAAGACGATCTCCGGCGTCGATCGCGGCGACGGCCTGCCGGTTTTCGCGTCGTCCTGGTCGGAAGAGGATCCGGACAAGGGAGCCACGCTGGTGCGGATCGAGCCGGGGGTGGGACACGTTCGGATGGAGAACCTGCGAATCGAGGATTACGAAAACTGCGTGCTCGCGCGGCCAGACAAGCAGGGCACAAACAGCCGTGGGCTGGTCTTTCACGACGTCGACATGCGGCGGTTTCGGCATGGGTTTTATCTGTCCAATTGCGACGACCTGCTGCTCGAAGGCTGCGATCTCAGCCGTTACACCAAGCACGCCTTCCGCTTTGAGGAAGGTTGCAATCGCGTGAGTCTACGGCAGTGCACCGCTGACTGCTCCGAGGGGGACGCCGACTGGGAAACGAAGACGGAACTGTTCCCCTTCGGCTTTCTGGTGAATAACGGCGGCGAGCCCAACTCCGAGCTGCTGTTCGAAGACTGCCTCGCCTGCAACAACCGCATGCCGCTGCAGAAGAAGAGCTACAAAAACGGCGACGGCTTCGTGGTCGAGGGGAATACCACCGATGTGCGGTTCGTCCGCTGCCGGGGCATTCGTAATCAGGACGGCGGGTTCGATTTGAAAGTTGACGCCGTCGAACTCACCGACTGCGTTGCTCTGGGCAACTCGCGAAACATCCGCATCTGGAAATCCGCCACGCTCGAGAATTGCTTTACCGGCTGGGCCTCCTGCGGGCTGTGGTGCAACGGCGGCCCGATCACCGTCAACCGCTCCACATTCCACGCCATGCGAACCGCAGCCGTGCAAACCGACGACCGAGCCAAAGAACCGGTCACCCTCAACAACTGCCTCATCACCTCCTGCCCGAAAGTCCACCGCAAAACCTCACGCGGCCAGCTCACCACAAACGAAACCATCGTCCTCGACGAAGCCGCCAACCAATCCCCGGAGTTTGTGAATCCGAGCCCGGACTGGGATGGATTGGGGGAGGCAATGAATAGCCGAGCGTTTCGGGAGAAGGGGTATCGGCAATCGGGACCTTCGAGCGGCACGGATTGA
- a CDS encoding LamG domain-containing protein, which produces MMHASFILLCCWWVNSVTATPEQAVQQVKEVPNLVAFWTFADAEGEAKKSLVTPTLELQEQNGPIKTLEAGPFGTAIKINQGQWLSIPREKIGPLNIHGEDAEVTVVAWIRRDKTSHWQAIAGVWDETRGKRQYCLFLNAARQTDFRTMTRTSSKDRFQGHVSSIGGKTPAEVACITYATSGQKVPMGEWHCLAMTYDGKEVRLYLNGRLSEAEGMNPFPYPQGLFDGGKEGADFTVGSVNVAGKPGNFLGATLGGLAVFDRALTADEIASLPK; this is translated from the coding sequence ATGATGCACGCTTCGTTCATTCTCCTCTGCTGCTGGTGGGTCAACTCTGTTACCGCGACGCCGGAACAGGCGGTTCAGCAAGTTAAGGAGGTTCCCAACCTTGTCGCCTTCTGGACCTTCGCGGATGCGGAAGGGGAAGCGAAGAAATCCCTGGTGACTCCCACGCTCGAACTCCAGGAGCAGAATGGCCCCATCAAGACTCTGGAGGCCGGCCCGTTCGGCACGGCGATTAAAATCAATCAGGGACAATGGCTGTCGATCCCGCGGGAGAAAATCGGCCCGCTGAATATTCACGGCGAGGATGCGGAAGTCACGGTCGTGGCCTGGATCCGCCGCGACAAGACAAGTCACTGGCAGGCGATCGCAGGGGTTTGGGATGAGACACGCGGCAAACGGCAGTATTGCCTGTTTCTGAACGCTGCTAGACAAACCGATTTCAGGACGATGACGCGAACTTCCTCGAAGGACCGGTTCCAGGGGCATGTGTCCTCCATCGGGGGAAAAACTCCGGCCGAGGTGGCCTGCATTACCTACGCGACGTCGGGGCAGAAAGTCCCCATGGGCGAGTGGCATTGCCTCGCCATGACATACGATGGCAAGGAAGTCCGGCTGTACCTCAACGGCCGCCTGAGCGAAGCGGAAGGCATGAATCCCTTTCCGTATCCGCAAGGGTTGTTCGACGGGGGAAAGGAAGGAGCGGACTTCACTGTCGGGTCTGTGAATGTCGCCGGCAAGCCAGGAAACTTCCTCGGTGCAACCCTCGGCGGCCTCGCGGTCTTCGATCGCGCATTAACGGCCGACGAAATCGCATCTCTTCCGAAGTAG
- a CDS encoding helix-turn-helix transcriptional regulator — MRRADRLFRIVEYLKGRRQVVTGEELAAEMEIGVRTIYRDIADLRTSGVPIVGEAGLGYLLSRDYVVKPLMFDVDELEALSLGAQMVESWGDPELAHSARRAFEKIAAVLPEALAAEAKQSAAYACASRDALPLTIDLAALRRAIRSQHWVDIHYSDKYGDESRRRIRPLSLVFIAPVWLLAAWCELRQDFREFRIDRITSMTISDEQFQDEAGKTLEDLQALKR, encoded by the coding sequence ATGCGTCGTGCCGACCGTCTGTTTCGAATTGTGGAGTACCTCAAAGGACGCCGTCAGGTGGTCACTGGCGAGGAACTGGCTGCGGAGATGGAGATCGGCGTCCGCACGATTTACCGCGACATTGCCGACCTGCGAACGTCCGGCGTGCCGATTGTCGGCGAAGCCGGCCTCGGCTACCTGCTCAGCCGGGACTATGTCGTCAAGCCGTTGATGTTCGATGTTGACGAGTTGGAGGCGTTGTCGCTGGGGGCTCAGATGGTCGAAAGCTGGGGCGATCCCGAGCTGGCCCATTCCGCCCGCCGGGCGTTCGAGAAAATCGCAGCCGTGCTGCCGGAAGCCCTGGCCGCCGAAGCAAAACAATCCGCCGCCTACGCCTGCGCCAGCCGGGACGCGTTGCCGTTGACCATCGACCTGGCCGCACTCCGCCGGGCCATCCGCAGCCAACACTGGGTCGACATCCACTACAGCGACAAATACGGCGACGAATCCCGCCGCCGCATCCGCCCGCTCAGCCTCGTCTTCATCGCCCCGGTCTGGCTCCTCGCCGCCTGGTGCGAACTCCGCCAGGACTTCCGCGAATTCCGCATCGACCGCATCACCAGTATGACCATCAGTGACGAACAGTTTCAGGATGAGGCGGGCAAAACACTGGAGGACCTGCAGGCGTTGAAGCGGTGA